One window from the genome of Thalassospira xiamenensis M-5 = DSM 17429 encodes:
- a CDS encoding LysR family transcriptional regulator, which produces MDIKQLRSFVHIAELGSLSRAADRLNLSQPALSRQLNLLEEALDTRLLERTGRGVKLTEAGQILAERARVILGDLARLEADLSARRSKVTGHVHVGVPPSAGIVITGALVEALRERYPDLNISIAEDLTGDVQEGLLSGRLDIGILHDGMISRSLHAEPLWREDLFLISHPSRVGEGETEIAYEDVLALPLIMPTPKHGLRAKMQEAAFRAGRPLTPVVEADALRVLVDLVHRDLGHTVLPRSSLVMELSTGRLKARRIVNPQLSRKVMLSWLQDRPLSTGAKAVLDTLRDLAGTMPMADN; this is translated from the coding sequence ATGGACATCAAACAGCTTCGAAGTTTTGTTCACATTGCCGAACTTGGCAGCCTGTCGCGTGCGGCCGACCGGCTGAACCTGTCGCAACCAGCTCTTAGCCGCCAGCTTAACCTTCTGGAAGAGGCACTTGATACCCGCCTGCTGGAACGGACCGGACGTGGGGTCAAACTGACCGAAGCCGGTCAGATACTGGCGGAACGGGCACGGGTTATTCTGGGTGATCTCGCAAGGCTGGAGGCCGATCTTTCAGCGCGACGCAGCAAGGTGACCGGTCATGTTCATGTCGGTGTGCCGCCCAGTGCGGGGATCGTCATTACCGGCGCACTGGTCGAAGCATTGCGTGAACGCTATCCCGACCTGAACATCTCGATTGCCGAGGATCTGACAGGTGACGTGCAGGAAGGATTGTTATCAGGGCGGCTTGATATCGGCATCCTGCATGACGGCATGATATCACGCAGCCTGCATGCCGAACCATTGTGGCGTGAAGACCTGTTTCTGATTTCCCATCCGTCGCGCGTTGGCGAAGGCGAAACCGAAATTGCCTATGAAGATGTATTGGCCCTACCGCTTATCATGCCAACGCCAAAACACGGGTTGCGCGCCAAGATGCAGGAAGCAGCATTCCGTGCCGGTCGTCCCCTGACCCCGGTGGTCGAAGCCGACGCATTGCGGGTTCTGGTCGATCTGGTGCATCGCGATCTGGGCCATACGGTTTTGCCGCGAAGCTCGCTTGTGATGGAGCTATCCACCGGACGGCTCAAGGCACGTCGGATCGTCAACCCGCAGCTATCGCGCAAGGTGATGTTGTCGTGGCTTCAGGATCGCCCGCTGAGTACCGGGGCCAAGGCCGTACTTGATACGCTGCGCGATCTGGCGGGCACCATGCCAATGGCGGATAATTAA
- the mgrA gene encoding L-glyceraldehyde 3-phosphate reductase: MASVEEGWNANPARYDNATYNRSGKSGLMLPQITLGLWQNFGGVDVFETQRAMIRRAFDRGVIHFDLANNYGPPPGSAEENFGKVLAKDLKFHRDELVISTKAGYRMWPGPYGEWGSRKYLISSLDQSLSRMGLDYVDIFYSHRVDPNTPLAETMGALDQIVRSGKALYVGISSYSAEMTRKAQAILTDLGTPCVIHQPSYSMLNRWVETEGLLDTLSELGIGCIAFSPLAQGLLTNKYLDGVPENSRAALEGSFQPGMLSEDNLNRVRALNEIAKRRGQTLAQMAIAWVLRRPEITSALIGARHVEQLDNSLDALKNLEFSAEELAEIDKYATDGGLNLWQKSSDSEAPV, from the coding sequence ATGGCGTCAGTGGAAGAAGGCTGGAATGCCAATCCCGCGCGATACGACAATGCGACCTATAACCGTTCGGGCAAAAGTGGCCTGATGCTGCCGCAGATCACGCTTGGCCTTTGGCAGAATTTCGGCGGTGTTGACGTTTTTGAAACGCAGCGTGCCATGATCCGGCGTGCCTTTGATCGCGGTGTCATCCATTTCGATCTTGCCAACAACTATGGTCCGCCCCCCGGATCGGCCGAAGAAAACTTTGGCAAGGTACTGGCAAAGGATCTGAAATTCCATCGCGACGAACTGGTAATTTCGACCAAGGCGGGCTATCGCATGTGGCCGGGGCCGTACGGCGAATGGGGGTCGCGCAAATACCTGATTTCAAGTCTGGATCAAAGCCTGTCGCGCATGGGTCTTGATTACGTGGATATTTTCTATTCGCACCGTGTTGATCCGAACACGCCGCTTGCCGAAACCATGGGCGCACTCGATCAGATCGTGCGTTCGGGCAAGGCGCTTTATGTCGGCATTTCGTCCTATTCCGCCGAAATGACCCGCAAGGCGCAGGCGATCCTGACTGATCTGGGCACGCCCTGTGTCATTCATCAGCCATCCTATTCGATGCTGAACCGCTGGGTCGAAACCGAAGGTCTGCTTGATACCCTGTCCGAACTTGGCATTGGCTGCATTGCTTTCTCGCCGCTTGCGCAAGGGCTTCTGACCAACAAATACCTGGATGGTGTGCCGGAAAATTCCCGTGCAGCCCTTGAAGGATCGTTCCAGCCCGGCATGTTGTCCGAAGACAACCTGAACCGTGTGCGCGCCCTGAACGAAATCGCCAAACGCCGCGGCCAGACATTGGCACAGATGGCGATTGCCTGGGTGCTGCGTCGCCCGGAAATCACATCGGCCCTGATTGGGGCGCGTCATGTCGAACAGCTTGATAACAGCCTTGATGCCCTGAAAAATCTTGAATTCAGTGCCGAGGAACTGGCTGAAATCGACAAATACGCGACCGATGGTGGCCTGAACCTGTGGCAGAAATCATCTGATTCCGAAGCCCCGGTCTGA
- a CDS encoding aminopeptidase P family protein, whose protein sequence is MTLPGDTQLAAMLERDGVNKDVTAIVDLIDGVLASANGDTRTDWLDLVGGKLGDDLKSALLALRDERKSEFLYAKDGYDAAGRVEALRKYLSAKGVDGFVVPRSDEHQGEYVPACAERLAWLTGFTGSAGAAVVLADKAAVFVDGRYTIQVRQQVNRDIYEYRHLVDEPVVGWIHDNLKSGQKLAYDPHLHTVQQAEHLRGACKGVGAELVAIEPNPIDVLWHKQPAMPVAPVRPHLLEHAGKSNAEKRKQIAEMLEKLECDSAVISAPDSIAWLLNIRGGDVPHIPLPLGYAIIHGDASVDLFMDERKFAAETVKWLENDATLRQPGELEEALGALGNQSVRLDEATASDWLRMKLADAGATMRIGRDPVALPKACKNEVELEGSLKAHKRDGEKIIRYFAWLEEAASDGSIDERMAADKLLALRAEDPLFRDTSFETIPGSGPNGALCHYRNTPETNRKLSPGEIFLIDSGGQYLDGTTDITRTTVIGQPTQEHRDRFTRVLKGHIALARAIFPVGTTGQQLDTLARAPLWEAGLDFDHGTGHGVGSYLGVHEGPQRISKAPNKIALKPGMILSNEPGFYKEGEYGIRIENLIAVVEIDGPVGADRPMLGFETLTFSPIERKLIDPELMTKDELQWLNDYHAQVYAMYADDLDEDLLEWLQKATAPIKKRAA, encoded by the coding sequence ATGACCCTTCCCGGCGATACCCAACTTGCTGCCATGCTTGAACGTGACGGCGTTAACAAGGACGTTACTGCCATTGTCGATCTGATCGACGGTGTTCTTGCCAGTGCCAATGGCGATACGCGAACCGATTGGCTTGATCTGGTGGGTGGCAAGCTTGGCGATGATCTGAAATCGGCCCTGCTGGCATTGCGTGATGAACGTAAATCGGAATTTCTGTATGCCAAGGATGGCTATGATGCCGCTGGTCGGGTTGAAGCCCTTCGCAAATATCTTTCGGCAAAGGGTGTCGATGGCTTCGTCGTACCGCGATCAGATGAACATCAGGGTGAATATGTTCCTGCCTGTGCCGAACGTCTGGCGTGGCTGACCGGCTTTACCGGGTCGGCCGGGGCGGCGGTGGTGCTTGCCGACAAGGCCGCAGTATTTGTCGATGGCCGTTACACCATTCAGGTCCGCCAGCAGGTGAACCGTGACATTTACGAATACCGTCATCTGGTCGATGAGCCGGTTGTCGGCTGGATCCACGACAATCTGAAATCGGGACAGAAGCTGGCCTATGACCCGCATTTGCATACCGTGCAGCAGGCCGAACATCTGCGCGGTGCGTGCAAGGGTGTCGGTGCCGAACTGGTCGCAATCGAACCCAATCCGATTGATGTTCTGTGGCATAAACAGCCCGCCATGCCGGTTGCGCCCGTGCGCCCGCATCTTCTGGAACATGCCGGTAAATCAAACGCGGAAAAACGCAAACAGATTGCCGAAATGCTCGAAAAGCTGGAATGCGACAGTGCGGTGATTTCAGCGCCTGACAGCATCGCCTGGCTTCTGAATATCCGGGGGGGGGATGTACCCCATATTCCGCTGCCGTTGGGATATGCCATCATTCATGGCGATGCATCGGTTGATCTGTTTATGGATGAACGCAAGTTTGCGGCTGAAACCGTCAAATGGCTTGAAAACGATGCGACCCTCCGCCAGCCCGGCGAACTCGAAGAAGCCCTTGGCGCGTTGGGCAATCAGTCGGTCCGCCTGGACGAGGCAACCGCATCCGACTGGTTGCGCATGAAGCTTGCCGATGCCGGTGCAACCATGCGGATCGGCCGTGATCCGGTGGCGTTGCCCAAGGCCTGCAAGAACGAGGTCGAGCTTGAAGGATCGCTCAAGGCGCATAAACGCGACGGCGAGAAAATCATTCGTTATTTCGCGTGGCTTGAAGAAGCCGCGTCAGATGGCAGTATTGATGAACGCATGGCTGCGGACAAACTTCTGGCACTCCGTGCCGAAGACCCGCTATTCCGCGATACCAGTTTCGAAACCATTCCGGGCAGCGGCCCGAACGGTGCGCTTTGCCATTATCGCAACACGCCCGAAACCAATCGCAAACTTTCGCCGGGCGAAATTTTCCTGATCGATAGTGGTGGGCAGTATCTGGATGGTACGACCGATATCACCCGTACAACCGTGATCGGACAGCCGACCCAGGAACATCGGGATCGGTTCACCCGTGTGCTGAAGGGGCATATCGCGCTTGCGCGCGCGATTTTCCCGGTTGGCACCACCGGCCAGCAGCTTGATACCCTTGCCCGTGCGCCGCTTTGGGAAGCCGGTCTTGATTTCGACCACGGTACCGGGCATGGCGTTGGCAGTTACCTTGGTGTTCACGAAGGTCCGCAGCGGATTTCCAAGGCCCCGAACAAGATCGCGCTTAAACCGGGCATGATCCTGTCGAACGAGCCGGGTTTCTATAAGGAAGGCGAATACGGCATTCGCATCGAAAACCTGATAGCGGTTGTCGAGATTGATGGTCCGGTCGGGGCGGATCGCCCGATGCTGGGCTTTGAAACGCTGACCTTCTCGCCGATTGAACGCAAACTGATTGATCCGGAACTGATGACCAAGGACGAATTGCAGTGGCTGAACGATTACCACGCGCAGGTCTATGCGATGTATGCCGACGATCTTGACGAAGATCTTCTTGAATGGCTGCAAAAGGCAACGGCACCGATCAAGAAACGTGCGGCGTAA
- a CDS encoding SDR family oxidoreductase, protein MTKTVLITGGSRGIGRATAILCAQNDWNVAISYVGNRESADETCALCERAGRTGNVFALKCDVKYEQDVVDLFQATLDRFGTIDAVVNNAGIVAPKSDLADMSIKRMKSVFDTNVLGAYIVAREAARAMSNRGGSIVNVSSMASKLGSPGEYVDYAGSKGAIDTLTIGLSKELGPKGIRVNAVRPGIIDTDIHGSVGRPERVAELGPNCPLGRAGKANEVANLIYWLLSDSASYVTGSLIDVSGGR, encoded by the coding sequence ATGACAAAAACCGTCCTGATCACCGGCGGCTCCCGCGGGATTGGCCGTGCCACCGCCATTCTGTGCGCGCAAAACGACTGGAACGTCGCCATCAGCTATGTCGGTAACAGGGAAAGTGCCGATGAAACCTGCGCGCTGTGTGAACGGGCAGGACGAACCGGCAATGTTTTCGCCCTGAAATGCGACGTGAAATATGAACAGGACGTTGTTGACCTGTTTCAGGCAACGCTTGACCGGTTCGGCACAATTGATGCGGTTGTCAATAATGCCGGGATCGTTGCCCCCAAAAGCGATCTGGCGGATATGAGCATCAAACGGATGAAATCGGTGTTTGATACCAATGTTCTGGGGGCCTATATCGTTGCCCGCGAGGCCGCACGTGCTATGTCAAACAGGGGCGGTTCAATCGTCAATGTATCGTCGATGGCCTCCAAACTCGGATCACCGGGCGAATATGTCGATTACGCCGGGTCCAAAGGTGCGATTGACACCCTGACCATTGGCCTTTCCAAGGAACTTGGTCCCAAAGGCATTCGCGTCAATGCGGTGCGACCGGGCATTATCGATACCGATATTCATGGCAGTGTCGGCCGCCCGGAACGGGTTGCCGAACTTGGCCCCAACTGCCCGCTTGGGCGCGCGGGCAAGGCAAACGAGGTCGCCAATCTGATCTATTGGCTGCTGTCAGATAGTGCATCCTATGTCACCGGATCGCTGATTGACGTGTCGGGCGGGCGATAA
- a CDS encoding sulfite exporter TauE/SafE family protein, producing MDDFFWWIVLIGFAAQLVDGALGMAYGLTSTSLLISIGFPPAQASATVHAAEIFTTAVSGTSHHFARNVDWKMVRTLAIAGSIGGAAGAALLSSGIGEYLAPFVAIYLSALGVLVIAKAVRKVQPPAAMRGLAPLGLVGGFLDAVGGGGWGPIVSSTLVYRGHAEPHRMLGTSAASEFFVTVMITVTFAGHFGLESFGMAALALVIGGVPAAPLAAVLVRIIPRKPLMIAVGLLIVILGGFGIYRFAIHLYAN from the coding sequence ATGGACGACTTTTTCTGGTGGATCGTTCTGATCGGCTTTGCCGCACAGCTTGTTGATGGTGCGCTGGGCATGGCTTATGGCCTGACATCGACATCGCTCCTGATCAGCATCGGCTTTCCCCCGGCGCAAGCCAGTGCCACAGTGCACGCCGCCGAGATTTTCACCACCGCCGTTTCCGGCACATCACATCATTTCGCGCGCAATGTTGACTGGAAAATGGTCAGGACACTGGCGATTGCCGGTTCCATCGGCGGTGCTGCCGGGGCCGCGTTGCTGTCATCAGGGATCGGGGAATATCTTGCGCCGTTTGTCGCCATTTATCTAAGCGCACTAGGCGTTCTGGTCATTGCCAAGGCGGTGCGCAAAGTACAACCGCCTGCGGCCATGCGCGGACTTGCTCCGCTTGGTCTGGTTGGCGGGTTCCTTGACGCGGTTGGCGGCGGCGGATGGGGACCGATCGTATCAAGCACACTGGTCTATCGTGGCCATGCCGAACCGCACCGGATGCTGGGCACCTCGGCGGCATCGGAATTTTTCGTCACGGTGATGATCACCGTGACCTTTGCCGGGCATTTCGGACTGGAAAGTTTCGGGATGGCTGCACTGGCACTGGTGATCGGCGGCGTGCCCGCCGCACCGCTTGCCGCCGTGCTTGTCCGCATCATTCCGCGCAAACCCCTGATGATCGCGGTTGGTTTGCTGATCGTGATCCTTGGCGGGTTCGGGATTTACCGGTTCGCAATTCACCTTTATGCGAATTGA
- the mauJ gene encoding methylamine utilization protein MauJ has protein sequence MARYLSFSVIGGVQWPIKKDEFSFGENVLVVLPCSRQYDASIHIDLDANKISQDDALSLLCEFASLVAWEDDQFLALHNGGCGAAKPCPFPRSSKLGMSSIFEKWPCIWSPIATEKHKVALALYREGLNSGRSDCPQFSLLSFYKILEHLHPNSSSRVNFMENIVADLSRNNSVFKDELKRSGLYSLAAEEISKYLYENGRGFVAHSSKPPFLNPDSCADMNIVGQTLWLMQMLARLAIARYFELDEEFIWH, from the coding sequence GTGGCAAGATATTTGAGCTTTTCGGTTATTGGCGGAGTGCAATGGCCGATAAAAAAGGATGAATTCTCTTTTGGTGAAAATGTGCTTGTCGTATTGCCATGCTCTCGACAATACGATGCATCTATTCATATTGATTTAGATGCGAATAAAATTTCTCAGGACGACGCACTTTCACTCTTGTGCGAATTTGCAAGTTTGGTTGCTTGGGAAGACGATCAATTCTTGGCTCTTCACAATGGTGGTTGTGGAGCCGCAAAGCCCTGCCCGTTTCCTCGCAGTAGCAAGCTGGGTATGAGCAGCATCTTTGAAAAATGGCCGTGTATATGGTCGCCAATTGCAACCGAAAAACACAAAGTTGCGCTTGCCTTATATCGTGAAGGGTTAAACTCTGGAAGGTCGGATTGTCCTCAGTTTAGTCTTCTAAGTTTTTACAAAATCTTGGAGCATTTGCATCCTAATAGTTCTTCAAGAGTTAACTTTATGGAAAATATTGTAGCTGACCTCTCGCGTAATAATTCAGTATTTAAAGATGAATTGAAACGGTCAGGGCTTTATTCCTTGGCGGCAGAAGAAATTTCCAAGTATTTGTATGAAAATGGTCGTGGATTTGTAGCTCACAGCAGTAAGCCGCCTTTTTTGAATCCGGATAGTTGCGCTGACATGAATATTGTGGGCCAGACCTTGTGGCTAATGCAAATGCTCGCTAGATTGGCAATTGCTCGGTACTTTGAATTAGACGAAGAATTCATTTGGCATTAA
- a CDS encoding 50S ribosomal protein L11 methyltransferase, whose amino-acid sequence MIETVRCYNFTFEVDGKYAPAFAEALYEHCDALSHFERPGDPTAPWKVEGFSGDHLDKTAVETAVSLMASAVGVDVPVVEFGTYEPKDWVSDNLRSFKPISVGRFYVHGSHWEDGVPVAKTGLQVDAGLAFGSGEHQTTKGCLAAIDWIAKHSHRHNALDMGCGSGILGMACAKTWRCPVMMADIDPASVRVARENARINKITDLVTAIHSNGFSDVRIRNAGYYDIVCANILARPLRHMARDLRGTLADGGYVVLSGLLSHQEQFVLSAYRDVGLSLVKRFPVEEWTTLVVG is encoded by the coding sequence ATGATCGAAACCGTTCGTTGCTATAATTTCACCTTCGAGGTCGATGGCAAATATGCCCCGGCCTTTGCCGAGGCGTTGTATGAGCATTGCGATGCCCTGTCGCATTTCGAACGGCCGGGCGATCCGACCGCGCCCTGGAAGGTCGAGGGCTTTTCGGGCGATCACCTTGACAAGACCGCGGTTGAAACCGCCGTATCATTGATGGCATCGGCCGTTGGTGTTGACGTGCCGGTCGTCGAATTTGGCACCTACGAGCCCAAAGACTGGGTCAGTGACAATCTGCGCAGCTTCAAGCCGATTTCGGTCGGCCGGTTCTATGTCCATGGCTCGCACTGGGAAGACGGCGTGCCGGTGGCCAAAACCGGTTTGCAGGTCGATGCCGGTCTGGCATTTGGATCTGGCGAACATCAAACGACCAAGGGGTGCCTTGCGGCAATCGATTGGATCGCCAAACATTCACATCGTCACAATGCGCTTGATATGGGCTGTGGCTCCGGCATTCTGGGCATGGCATGTGCCAAAACATGGCGCTGCCCGGTGATGATGGCCGACATTGACCCCGCATCGGTGCGCGTTGCCCGTGAAAATGCCCGGATCAACAAGATCACCGATCTGGTCACCGCAATTCATTCCAACGGGTTTAGCGACGTTCGCATTCGCAATGCCGGTTATTACGACATTGTCTGTGCCAATATCCTTGCCCGTCCGTTGCGTCATATGGCGCGCGACCTGCGCGGGACGCTGGCCGATGGCGGTTATGTGGTTCTGTCGGGGCTTCTGTCTCATCAGGAACAGTTTGTTCTGTCGGCATACCGCGATGTCGGCCTGTCGCTGGTCAAACGTTTCCCGGTCGAAGAATGGACGACGCTGGTGGTTGGCTAA